The following proteins come from a genomic window of Alnus glutinosa chromosome 10, dhAlnGlut1.1, whole genome shotgun sequence:
- the LOC133879986 gene encoding F-box/kelch-repeat protein At3g06240-like — protein MLCLWAYVPSDVYLWNPAKSSELKALPAASSHRRRTVDVDQVGFGFDSRSNDLKVVRLLRVVDEDGTGWYVEEIYSLRCGSWRQLDPSGDFQIYEGSRSAALNGVFLWYHDGEYEDSEIIVAFDFSDEEFRTMLFPDARFFRDYGKCTRTVTELKGYLAMFVFPRRKKNMHLDIWVMLEFGVRESWTRLLSIRLPLHLKSPLGFWKNGELFIENREEKLVLYDLFAQTETNLQFEGSRDTFQVVDYKLSSVLINGGEDNP, from the coding sequence ATGCTCTGCCTCTGGGCCTATGTGCCAAGCGACGTCTATCTCTGGAATCCCGCAAAGTCATCAGAACTCAAGGCTCTTCCGGCCGCGTCTTCTCACCGTCGACGTACAGTCGATGTGGATCAGGTGGGGTTCGGTTTCGACTCTCGATCTAACGACTTGAAAGTGGTCAGGCTTCTTCGGGTTGTAGACGAAGATGGTACTGGATGGTATGTAGAAGAAATATACAGCCTAAGATGCGGTTCTTGGAGACAGCTTGATCCAAGCGGGGACTTTCAAATATATGAGGGTTCGCGGAGCGCAGCATTGAATGGGGTTTTTCTATGGTATCATGACGGCGAATACGAGGATAGTGAGATAATAGTTGCTTTTGACTTCAGCGATGAGGAGTTCCGAACAATGCTGTTTCCAGATGCTCGTTTTTTCCGTGATTACGGTAAATGCACGCGGACTGTCACGGAGTTGAAGGGATATCTTGCTATGTTTGTTTTTCCTCGCCGGAAGAAAAACATGCATTTGGATATATGGGTCATGCTTGAATTTGGTGTTAGGGAGTCGTGGACTAGACTTCTTAGCATTCGACTCCCATTGCATTTGAAAAGTCCATTGGGGTTTTGGAAGAACGGGGAGTTGTTTATCGAGAATAGGGAGGAGAAGCTGGTCTTGTATGATCTTTTTGCACAAACAGAGACGAATCTTCAATTTGAAGGGTCTCGGGACACGTTTCAAGTTGTAGACTACAAGCTGAGTTCGGTTTTGATCAATGGAGGGGAGGATAATCCGTGA